The bacterium genome includes a window with the following:
- a CDS encoding efflux RND transporter periplasmic adaptor subunit, translating into MRLRSDVSALRRWVALGGMLLAAGALAGCASSGAHGQNPATAAPPPPAVVVTAAIERAVPIYQDVVAQTIAVQTVALRAQVAGTLEQVAFKEGTEVKRGQTLFVIDQRPSEAALQSAQAQLATARANLTQALEQVQLRQAQAQLAALQATLTNAQVEVKRDQYLVAQQAIAQQQLDNDATAMKGAAANVVAQEAVVKNTALSTRTGIEQARAGVQQADAAVTQARLNLGYTTVQAPADGVISLLNVDRGNLITANQQLATLSTVDPIIAQFPLSEVTFLDLTKRAAPGVGGTAAPTQTAPAFQMILPDGSVYRHAGTYRAVNNAVNPQSGTILTQALFPNPERLLRPGMYAQVRVQTQDRPKTVLVPQSAVQELQGARTVFVVGPDNTVALRTITDGGPYGPYFIVLKGVAAGERVIVEGVQKVRPGGKVVPALRPAP; encoded by the coding sequence ATGCGGCTTCGTTCTGACGTAAGCGCTCTGCGCCGGTGGGTGGCCCTCGGCGGCATGCTGCTCGCGGCCGGCGCGCTGGCCGGGTGCGCGTCGTCCGGGGCGCACGGGCAGAACCCGGCGACCGCGGCGCCCCCGCCGCCGGCGGTGGTCGTCACCGCGGCGATCGAGCGCGCCGTGCCCATCTACCAGGACGTCGTCGCCCAAACCATCGCGGTGCAAACCGTCGCGCTGCGCGCCCAGGTCGCGGGCACGCTCGAACAGGTTGCGTTCAAGGAAGGCACCGAGGTCAAGCGGGGGCAGACGCTCTTCGTGATCGACCAGCGGCCGTCCGAGGCGGCGCTCCAGTCGGCGCAGGCGCAGCTCGCCACCGCGCGGGCGAACTTGACTCAGGCGCTCGAGCAGGTGCAACTGCGACAGGCGCAGGCGCAGCTCGCCGCGCTTCAGGCCACGTTGACGAACGCCCAGGTCGAGGTCAAGCGCGACCAGTATCTCGTGGCCCAACAAGCGATCGCGCAGCAGCAACTGGACAACGATGCGACGGCGATGAAGGGGGCCGCGGCGAACGTCGTCGCGCAGGAAGCCGTGGTCAAGAACACCGCGCTGTCCACCCGGACCGGAATCGAGCAGGCCCGGGCGGGCGTCCAGCAGGCCGACGCGGCGGTCACGCAGGCGCGGCTCAACCTCGGCTACACGACTGTCCAGGCGCCCGCCGACGGCGTCATCAGCCTGTTGAACGTCGATCGGGGCAACCTGATCACTGCGAACCAGCAGCTTGCCACCCTCTCGACCGTGGATCCGATCATCGCGCAGTTCCCCCTGAGCGAAGTGACGTTCCTCGACCTCACCAAGCGCGCGGCACCCGGTGTCGGAGGCACGGCGGCACCCACCCAGACCGCCCCGGCCTTCCAGATGATCCTCCCGGACGGCAGCGTCTATCGCCATGCCGGCACGTACCGTGCGGTCAACAATGCCGTGAATCCGCAGTCGGGCACGATCCTGACCCAGGCGCTGTTCCCGAACCCCGAGCGGCTGCTGCGGCCGGGCATGTACGCGCAGGTGCGCGTGCAGACGCAGGACCGGCCGAAGACCGTGCTCGTGCCGCAGAGCGCGGTGCAGGAGCTGCAGGGTGCCCGGACCGTCTTCGTCGTCGGACCGGACAACACGGTCGCCTTGCGGACGATCACCGACGGGGGCCCGTACGGCCCCTACTTCATCGTCCTGAAGGGGGTCGCGGCCGGCGAGCGTGTGATCGTGGAAGGCGTGCAGAAGGTCCGCCCGGGCGGCAAAGTCGTCCCGGCCCTGCGGCCCGCGCCCTAG
- a CDS encoding S-layer homology domain-containing protein: protein MRIRDTLLLAGAIAGAVGLVPAAGAAAPSFPDVPPWHWASAAVMDLAAKGIVVGYPAAPAELAENAIAQVYDGFLHSSAPGSGPWVERFTYNRPAAWPAPEPPSYVLRHVPIASYALTGMHVRVNGDQATAMFTSTVVPIAGSRSAETTAMRVRLRFNGQDWQIDYATLAAGSPVFR from the coding sequence ATGCGGATACGGGATACCTTGCTGCTCGCCGGCGCGATCGCCGGCGCCGTGGGCCTCGTCCCCGCCGCAGGCGCGGCGGCGCCGTCCTTTCCCGACGTGCCGCCTTGGCACTGGGCGTCGGCCGCCGTGATGGACCTCGCGGCCAAGGGCATCGTCGTCGGGTATCCCGCCGCGCCGGCGGAACTCGCCGAGAACGCCATCGCCCAGGTCTATGACGGCTTCCTGCATTCATCGGCTCCGGGGTCGGGACCATGGGTCGAACGGTTTACCTACAACCGGCCGGCCGCGTGGCCGGCGCCCGAGCCGCCGTCGTACGTCCTGCGGCACGTGCCGATCGCATCCTACGCCCTCACCGGCATGCATGTCCGGGTAAACGGCGACCAGGCGACCGCGATGTTCACGTCGACCGTCGTTCCGATCGCGGGGTCCCGCTCCGCCGAAACCACGGCCATGCGCGTGCGCCTGCGCTTCAACGGACAGGACTGGCAGATCGACTACGCCACCCTCGCGGCCGGAAGCCCGGTATTTCGGTAG
- a CDS encoding nitrile hydratase accessory protein: MNRPDGPPDPGGPASPSRLPNDSGGPVFAEPWQAQAFALAVKLSEQGYFTWNEWSAALADELRAAANRGEPDDGSRYYEHWLAALERLAAAKGLTDAPTLRSRKEAWAEAYRRTPHGKPVELRAAQGRHGE, from the coding sequence TTGAACCGGCCTGACGGACCCCCGGATCCCGGCGGGCCGGCGTCGCCGTCGCGCCTGCCGAACGACTCCGGCGGGCCGGTCTTCGCGGAGCCGTGGCAGGCCCAGGCCTTCGCGCTGGCCGTCAAGCTGTCGGAGCAGGGCTACTTTACCTGGAACGAGTGGTCCGCCGCGCTCGCGGACGAGCTGCGGGCCGCCGCGAACCGCGGCGAGCCGGACGACGGCTCACGGTATTATGAGCACTGGCTCGCGGCCCTCGAGCGGCTCGCCGCCGCCAAGGGCCTGACCGATGCGCCAACGCTGCGCTCCCGCAAGGAGGCTTGGGCGGAGGCCTACCGCCGGACGCCGCACGGCAAGCCCGTCGAACTGCGAGCGGCGCAGGGGCGTCACGGGGAATAG
- the nthB gene encoding nitrile hydratase subunit beta — translation MNGVHDMGGMHGMGPIRYERDEPVFHEPWEGRVFALNIAMRARRKWNIDAGRYEIELIPPADYLRMSYYEKWLVRLVALMIKRGLVAREEVETGRPAPESPKSAGALTADRVASLLRNGALASRDAPVAARFHPNQRVRARTINPAGHTRLPRYVRGRTGTVERDHGVYVFPDTNALFLGENPQHVYSVRFAARELWGDQASPRDAVYLDLWDDYLEPA, via the coding sequence ATGAACGGCGTTCACGACATGGGCGGCATGCACGGCATGGGTCCGATCCGCTACGAGCGCGACGAGCCCGTGTTCCACGAACCCTGGGAGGGACGCGTCTTCGCGCTCAACATCGCGATGCGGGCCAGGCGCAAATGGAACATCGACGCGGGCCGCTACGAGATCGAGCTCATCCCGCCGGCCGACTATCTGCGCATGAGCTACTATGAAAAATGGCTCGTCCGGCTCGTCGCGCTGATGATCAAGCGCGGCCTGGTCGCACGCGAGGAGGTGGAGACCGGCCGGCCGGCGCCGGAGTCGCCGAAATCGGCGGGGGCGCTGACCGCCGACCGCGTGGCGTCGCTCCTCCGCAACGGCGCGCTCGCCAGCCGCGATGCGCCGGTAGCCGCCCGCTTCCATCCGAACCAGCGTGTGCGCGCGCGGACCATCAATCCCGCCGGCCACACTCGCCTGCCGCGCTACGTCCGCGGCAGGACCGGCACCGTCGAGCGCGACCACGGCGTGTACGTCTTCCCGGACACCAACGCCCTGTTTCTCGGCGAGAACCCCCAGCACGTCTACTCGGTCCGGTTCGCCGCGCGCGAGCTCTGGGGCGATCAGGCCTCCCCGCGCGACGCCGTGTATCTCGATCTGTGGGATGACTACCTTGAACCGGCCTGA
- the nthA gene encoding nitrile hydratase subunit alpha: protein MDDDHDHHGHDHQVVPSDLALRTKALESLLVEKGLVAPAALDALVDTYEHKIGPRNGARVVARAWVDPAYKARLLADATAAIAELGYGGAQGEHMRVVENTPAVHNLVVCTLCSCYPWSVLGLPPVWYKSAAYRSRAVIDPRGVLREFGVAVPDDVEVRVWDSTAELRYLVLPERPAGSEGLGEEQLAALVTRDAMVGVAKVGPAA from the coding sequence ATGGATGACGACCACGACCATCACGGCCACGACCATCAGGTCGTTCCGTCCGACCTCGCGCTGCGGACGAAGGCGCTCGAGTCCCTGTTGGTGGAAAAGGGTCTCGTGGCACCCGCGGCCCTCGATGCGCTCGTCGACACGTACGAGCACAAGATCGGCCCCCGCAACGGCGCGCGGGTCGTGGCGCGCGCCTGGGTCGATCCCGCCTACAAGGCGCGGCTGCTGGCGGACGCGACCGCGGCGATCGCTGAGCTCGGCTACGGCGGCGCGCAGGGCGAGCACATGCGGGTGGTCGAAAATACCCCCGCGGTGCACAACCTCGTCGTCTGCACGCTCTGCTCCTGCTATCCCTGGTCGGTGCTCGGCCTCCCGCCGGTCTGGTACAAATCCGCAGCCTACCGGTCGCGCGCGGTGATCGACCCGCGCGGCGTGCTCCGCGAGTTCGGCGTGGCCGTGCCGGACGACGTGGAGGTCCGGGTGTGGGACAGCACGGCGGAACTACGTTACCTCGTGCTGCCGGAGCGGCCGGCGGGGAGCGAGGGTCTCGGCGAGGAGCAGCTCGCCGCGCTCGTCACGCGTGACGCGATGGTCGGGGTCGCGAAGGTCGGGCCGGCGGCGTGA
- a CDS encoding MFS transporter — protein sequence MIPSGYAGLPPRRGRPNLFAALRHRNFRLFFVGQFISLVGTWMQRIAQAWLVLNLTHSPFLLGLVGALQWLPVLFLSLVGGVIADRVSKRSLLVVTQSAQMIQAFILGLLVLTGTIQYWHVVVLACALGFTSAFDIPTRQAFVFDMVEGEDTMNAIALNSTIFNGARLFGPAVAGLAIGYLGMGWAFLANGVSFIAVIMALMMMNVRPVENVRTGGIAEHLNEGVAYVLRTPAALQVVTLVALMSVFVMNFNILVPVLAKDVLHQEAAGFGFLTSAQGVGALVGALGIASISHLGPRPGLLLGGAAVLAASSLLLADAGHFAWAAVWLATAGGAMVTFTATANTSLQLAAPDHLRGRVMSMYAIVMGGMTPAGALVAGALAQVLGARGAFGIGGTVGLLSVLMVWRWQASSRLVPQPIAGAARDGGSTQSGMAGTSGADATIASADED from the coding sequence GTGATCCCGTCGGGCTACGCCGGCCTCCCGCCTCGCCGCGGGCGGCCCAATCTCTTCGCGGCCCTGCGTCACCGGAACTTCCGCCTGTTCTTCGTCGGACAGTTCATCTCGCTCGTCGGCACGTGGATGCAGCGGATCGCGCAGGCCTGGCTGGTGCTGAACCTCACGCACTCCCCGTTCCTGCTCGGCCTCGTCGGCGCGCTGCAGTGGCTGCCCGTGCTGTTCCTGTCGCTGGTCGGGGGCGTCATCGCCGACCGGGTCAGCAAGCGGTCGTTGCTCGTCGTCACCCAGTCCGCGCAGATGATCCAGGCGTTCATCCTGGGCCTGCTCGTCCTGACGGGGACGATCCAGTACTGGCACGTCGTCGTGCTGGCCTGCGCCCTCGGGTTCACCTCGGCGTTCGACATCCCCACCCGGCAGGCGTTCGTGTTCGACATGGTCGAGGGCGAGGACACCATGAACGCCATCGCGCTCAACTCGACCATTTTCAACGGCGCGCGGCTGTTCGGACCCGCGGTCGCGGGCCTGGCGATCGGCTACCTCGGCATGGGCTGGGCGTTTCTGGCCAACGGCGTGAGCTTTATCGCCGTCATCATGGCGCTCATGATGATGAACGTCCGGCCGGTGGAGAACGTCCGGACCGGCGGGATCGCCGAACATTTGAACGAAGGCGTCGCGTACGTCCTGCGGACGCCGGCGGCGCTCCAGGTCGTCACGCTCGTCGCCCTGATGAGCGTCTTTGTGATGAACTTCAACATCCTCGTCCCGGTGCTGGCCAAGGACGTGCTCCACCAGGAGGCGGCGGGATTCGGGTTCCTGACGTCGGCGCAGGGGGTCGGCGCGCTCGTCGGAGCCCTCGGCATCGCGTCGATCAGCCACCTCGGACCGCGTCCCGGGCTGCTGCTCGGCGGCGCGGCCGTGCTGGCGGCATCGAGCCTGCTGCTCGCGGACGCCGGCCACTTCGCCTGGGCCGCCGTGTGGCTCGCGACCGCCGGCGGCGCCATGGTGACGTTCACGGCAACGGCCAACACCAGCCTGCAGCTCGCGGCGCCCGACCACCTGCGGGGCCGCGTCATGTCGATGTACGCGATCGTGATGGGCGGGATGACGCCGGCCGGCGCGCTCGTCGCCGGCGCGCTCGCCCAGGTCTTGGGAGCCCGCGGTGCGTTCGGGATCGGCGGCACCGTGGGGCTTCTGTCTGTGCTCATGGTCTGGCGCTGGCAGGCGTCCTCCCGGCTCGTCCCGCAGCCGATCGCCGGCGCCGCGCGGGACGGCGGGAGCACCCAGAGCGGTATGGCCGGGACGTCCGGCGCCGATGCCACGATCGCCTCGGCGGACGAGGACTAA
- the guaB gene encoding IMP dehydrogenase, with product MREPFELGLTFDDVLLVPRRSAVSTRRQVDTRTQLCRGIELAIPIVSASMDTVTEATMAIAMAREGGIGIIHRFLPIEDHVAEVRRVKRAESVVIDTPYTLGPEGTVRQAAAFMDEHGSAGILVIDRERRLLGIVTARDVLFEDSADRPITSVMTPRERLITAPAGTPVEEAKQILHRHRIEKLPLVDQAGRLVGLISTRDIQSRMRYPRATKDPRGRLRVGAAIGVRGDYLERAEALAAAEVDVLVIDIAHGHSDLSFATIDAVRTRCAAVPVIAGNVATVEGTRDLIARGVDGVKVGVGPGSTCTTRVVTGAGVPQLTAILECAEAAAGSGVPVIGDGGIRSSGDLTKALAAGAATVMLGNLLAGTEESPGASVSRNGRQFKLYRGMASLWASAERRDMPQEDDLLSEIVPEGVEALVPYRGRTAAVLSQLVGGLRSGMSYCGATTVAELRERARFIRVTDAGVRESMPHDVDTLS from the coding sequence ATGCGCGAACCGTTTGAACTCGGCCTGACCTTCGACGACGTGCTGCTGGTCCCACGGCGCTCCGCGGTCAGCACGCGCCGGCAGGTGGACACCCGCACGCAGCTCTGCCGCGGCATCGAGCTGGCGATTCCGATTGTGAGCGCCAGCATGGATACGGTGACCGAGGCGACGATGGCCATCGCGATGGCCCGCGAGGGCGGCATCGGGATCATTCACCGCTTCCTGCCGATCGAGGACCACGTGGCCGAAGTCCGGCGCGTCAAGCGCGCGGAAAGCGTCGTCATCGACACGCCGTACACATTGGGGCCGGAGGGCACGGTCCGCCAGGCCGCCGCGTTCATGGACGAGCACGGCTCCGCGGGCATCCTCGTGATCGACCGGGAGCGGCGGCTCCTCGGCATCGTGACCGCGCGCGACGTGCTGTTCGAGGACAGCGCCGACCGGCCGATCACGTCGGTGATGACGCCGCGCGAGCGCCTCATCACCGCGCCGGCCGGCACCCCGGTCGAGGAAGCCAAACAGATTCTCCACCGTCATCGGATCGAGAAGCTGCCGTTGGTGGATCAGGCGGGGCGGCTCGTCGGCCTCATCTCGACCCGCGACATCCAGAGCCGGATGCGCTATCCGCGGGCCACCAAGGATCCCCGGGGGCGGCTCCGCGTCGGGGCGGCCATCGGCGTCCGCGGCGACTACCTGGAGCGCGCCGAGGCGCTCGCGGCGGCGGAGGTCGACGTCCTCGTCATCGACATCGCGCACGGGCACTCGGATCTGTCGTTTGCGACGATCGACGCGGTGCGGACGCGCTGCGCCGCGGTGCCGGTGATCGCCGGCAACGTCGCGACCGTCGAGGGCACGCGCGATCTCATCGCCCGCGGGGTCGACGGGGTGAAGGTCGGCGTGGGCCCCGGCTCGACGTGCACGACGCGCGTGGTGACCGGCGCCGGCGTGCCCCAGTTGACGGCGATCCTCGAGTGCGCAGAGGCCGCGGCCGGCTCCGGCGTGCCGGTGATCGGCGACGGCGGGATCCGCAGTTCCGGCGACCTCACGAAGGCGCTCGCGGCGGGCGCCGCCACCGTCATGCTCGGGAACCTGCTCGCCGGGACCGAGGAGAGCCCCGGGGCGAGCGTGAGCCGGAACGGCCGCCAGTTCAAATTGTACCGTGGCATGGCGAGCCTGTGGGCGTCCGCCGAGCGGCGCGACATGCCGCAGGAGGACGACCTGCTTTCGGAGATCGTGCCCGAGGGCGTCGAAGCGCTCGTGCCGTACCGCGGCCGCACCGCGGCCGTGCTGTCGCAGCTGGTGGGCGGGCTGCGGTCCGGGATGAGCTACTGCGGCGCGACCACGGTCGCCGAGTTGCGCGAGCGCGCCCGCTTCATCCGCGTGACCGACGCCGGCGTGCGGGAGAGCATGCCGCACGACGTCGACACGCTGTCCTAG
- a CDS encoding M28 family peptidase gives MPADPEQALAQAVSPSKLMQFTRGVSRWVRLSGSEDEAKAFDYVEETLRGFGLDVHRYAHDALVSWPGAASLETLGPAANGTAGRVECITHAFAASTPPEGLEADVVDAGGHLDAAVRGKVALIDGLAMPVKARAAEDAGAAAAIFINPAHLHEMIISTVWGAPTPETAGALPRLVAVSVRESDGAVLRARAREGDLRVRIHAGVDTRWRPTPLLTADLAAGEDRYVLFSGHIDSWHYGAMDNGSANAVMLEMARLMSRRRRRLRRGIRFAFWSGHSHGRYSGSTWYADTHWHDLYRRAALHLNVDSSGARGATVMSDALTMAETWALAADCVRAVSGQELARRRVSRMGDQSFWGIGVPSLFVGVSEQPAGTSAAGAALASLAGGSPTSGGLGWWWHTTEDTIDKIDRENLARDAQVYARVLWRWCTAPVLPLDYRATAEELRDVLRQIERAAGDAFDLVPVLAAVDRVAAAAERLHTAGTRLSAALGGARGARRQRDAAEAINTALMRAGRALIPISYTLTGPFDHDRAVPVAPLPSLQPAARLRDLPAGNTERHALHTRLVRERNRIVHAIETAAEAFEEGLRRLPREQPARVGPAAP, from the coding sequence ATGCCCGCCGATCCTGAACAGGCGCTCGCCCAAGCCGTTTCGCCGTCCAAGCTCATGCAGTTTACGCGCGGCGTCTCGCGGTGGGTACGGCTCTCGGGCAGCGAGGATGAAGCGAAAGCCTTCGATTACGTGGAGGAGACCCTGCGGGGGTTCGGCCTCGACGTGCACCGCTACGCCCACGACGCGCTGGTCTCGTGGCCGGGGGCGGCGTCGCTCGAGACGCTCGGCCCGGCCGCGAACGGCACGGCCGGCCGCGTCGAATGCATCACGCACGCGTTCGCGGCGTCGACGCCGCCGGAGGGTCTCGAGGCGGACGTGGTGGACGCCGGGGGGCACCTCGACGCCGCCGTGCGGGGCAAGGTGGCGCTCATCGACGGCCTCGCCATGCCGGTCAAGGCCCGCGCCGCCGAAGACGCGGGCGCCGCGGCGGCCATCTTCATCAATCCGGCGCACCTGCACGAGATGATCATCTCCACCGTGTGGGGCGCGCCCACGCCGGAGACCGCCGGCGCGCTGCCGCGGCTCGTCGCCGTCTCCGTCCGGGAATCGGACGGCGCCGTGCTGCGTGCCCGGGCGCGCGAGGGCGACCTGCGGGTGCGGATCCACGCCGGGGTGGATACGCGGTGGCGCCCGACGCCGCTGCTCACGGCGGATCTCGCGGCCGGGGAGGACCGCTATGTGCTCTTCAGCGGCCACATCGATTCCTGGCACTACGGCGCGATGGATAACGGCAGCGCCAACGCGGTCATGCTCGAGATGGCCCGCCTCATGAGCCGGCGCCGCCGGCGCCTCCGCCGCGGCATCCGGTTCGCCTTCTGGTCGGGACACTCACACGGGCGGTACTCCGGCTCGACCTGGTACGCGGACACGCACTGGCACGACCTCTACCGGCGGGCGGCCCTCCACCTCAACGTCGACTCGTCCGGGGCGCGGGGGGCCACGGTGATGAGCGACGCGCTGACGATGGCGGAAACCTGGGCGCTCGCCGCCGACTGCGTGCGCGCCGTGAGCGGCCAGGAGCTGGCGCGCCGGCGCGTCAGCCGGATGGGCGACCAGTCGTTTTGGGGCATCGGCGTGCCGTCGTTGTTCGTCGGGGTCTCCGAGCAGCCGGCCGGAACGTCCGCGGCCGGCGCCGCGCTCGCGTCGCTCGCCGGCGGCTCCCCCACGTCGGGCGGGCTGGGCTGGTGGTGGCACACGACGGAAGACACGATCGACAAGATCGATCGGGAGAATCTCGCACGGGACGCCCAGGTCTATGCCCGGGTGCTGTGGCGGTGGTGCACGGCGCCGGTCCTCCCGCTCGACTACCGCGCGACGGCCGAGGAACTGCGCGACGTGCTGCGGCAAATCGAACGCGCGGCGGGCGACGCCTTCGATCTCGTCCCCGTGCTCGCCGCGGTGGACCGGGTCGCGGCGGCGGCGGAGCGGCTGCACACGGCCGGCACGCGGCTGTCCGCGGCCCTCGGCGGAGCCCGGGGCGCGCGCCGCCAGCGCGACGCGGCCGAGGCGATCAACACGGCCCTCATGCGCGCCGGCCGCGCGCTCATCCCGATCAGCTACACGTTGACGGGGCCGTTCGACCACGACCGGGCCGTGCCGGTCGCGCCGCTTCCGTCGCTGCAGCCGGCGGCGCGCCTGCGCGACCTGCCGGCCGGCAATACCGAGCGCCACGCCCTGCACACGCGCCTCGTGCGCGAGCGCAACAGGATCGTGCACGCGATCGAGACCGCCGCGGAGGCGTTCGAGGAGGGCCTGCGCCGGCTCCCCCGAGAACAGCCGGCGCGCGTCGGGCCGGCCGCCCCCTAG
- a CDS encoding branched-chain amino acid ABC transporter permease codes for MRRRGLGWAALAAVALALPWLMYPVLATDIVTWGLFAASFDILLGYVGLLSFGHAAYFGGGAYAAALLAQRAGVPFPLNALAAGVVAGLMAVPLMGLAIRRRGIYFAMITLAFAEMIFYVVNEWRSLTGGENGVQGIPRVALGGASLASPVVYYYTALPLAVLGLLLCWRIVRSPFGRVLLAIRENEVRTEMLGYPVRRYKLIAALLSCTLSGFAGGLWVMNHGFVALDAVHWSTSGLVLTMVLLGGIGTRLGPLAGAALVLYLRDFLSTWTDAWGAVTGLIFIGVILVFRRGIVGTLEPLLVRGGPVEPPPALEANPTAAPTPGLGPTA; via the coding sequence ATGAGACGCCGCGGGCTCGGATGGGCCGCGCTCGCCGCCGTCGCGCTGGCGCTCCCGTGGCTCATGTACCCGGTCCTCGCCACCGACATCGTCACGTGGGGGTTGTTCGCGGCGTCGTTCGACATCCTCCTCGGCTACGTGGGGCTCCTGTCGTTCGGCCACGCGGCGTACTTCGGCGGGGGCGCGTACGCCGCGGCGCTGCTTGCGCAGCGCGCGGGCGTCCCGTTCCCGCTGAACGCGCTGGCCGCGGGCGTCGTCGCCGGGCTCATGGCCGTGCCGTTGATGGGGCTCGCGATCCGCCGGCGCGGTATTTATTTCGCGATGATCACGCTCGCGTTCGCGGAAATGATCTTCTACGTCGTCAACGAATGGCGCAGTCTCACCGGCGGCGAGAACGGCGTGCAGGGCATCCCCCGCGTAGCGCTCGGCGGCGCCTCCCTCGCGTCCCCGGTCGTCTACTACTACACAGCGCTGCCGCTGGCCGTGCTCGGCCTGCTCCTGTGCTGGCGCATCGTCCGCTCGCCGTTCGGGCGCGTGCTGCTCGCGATTCGGGAGAACGAGGTGCGCACGGAGATGCTCGGCTACCCGGTGCGCCGGTACAAGCTGATCGCCGCGCTCCTGTCGTGCACGCTCTCCGGCTTCGCCGGGGGCCTGTGGGTGATGAATCACGGGTTCGTGGCCCTGGACGCCGTGCACTGGAGCACGTCGGGCCTGGTCCTCACGATGGTGCTGCTGGGCGGGATCGGCACGCGGCTCGGCCCGCTGGCCGGCGCGGCGCTGGTGTTGTACCTGCGCGATTTTCTCTCCACGTGGACGGACGCGTGGGGCGCGGTCACCGGGTTGATCTTCATCGGGGTCATCCTCGTGTTCCGCCGCGGGATCGTGGGAACGCTGGAACCGCTCCTCGTCCGCGGCGGGCCGGTTGAGCCGCCCCCCGCGTTGGAAGCCAACCCGACCGCGGCGCCGACGCCCGGTCTGGGACCGACGGCGTAA
- a CDS encoding branched-chain amino acid ABC transporter permease: METILIQLFNGLINGAFYALLSLGLAVIFGMLRVVNFMHGALYMLGAFGAFLLGTTFNVPFWWALLIAPIAVAIVGYALERTLLRRLYDLDVLYNLLLTFGLTLLIQDVMRLRFGIQGVPYPAPAELQGAVTIGFMFFPAYRLFVLVFSIAICLATWWLIERTRVGMIIRASTENAMLTRALGVDVDRWIPPVFAFGVALAGLAGVLAAPMRAVSPLMGADLIITTFAIVVIGGMGSILGSVVTGFVVGALSAVAAVYYPAAANVLVFAIMAAVLLVRPAGLFGTVETA; encoded by the coding sequence ATGGAAACGATCCTCATCCAGCTCTTCAACGGCCTGATCAACGGAGCGTTCTACGCCCTGCTGAGCCTCGGGCTCGCGGTGATCTTCGGCATGCTCCGCGTCGTCAATTTCATGCACGGCGCGCTCTACATGCTCGGCGCCTTCGGGGCGTTCCTCCTCGGCACGACGTTCAACGTCCCGTTCTGGTGGGCCCTGCTCATCGCACCGATCGCGGTGGCGATTGTCGGGTACGCGCTCGAACGCACGCTGCTGCGCCGGCTGTACGACCTCGACGTGCTCTACAATCTGCTCCTCACGTTCGGCCTGACGCTCCTCATCCAGGACGTGATGCGCCTCCGGTTCGGCATCCAGGGCGTGCCCTATCCCGCGCCGGCCGAGCTCCAGGGCGCCGTCACGATCGGCTTCATGTTCTTCCCGGCGTACCGCCTCTTCGTGCTCGTCTTCTCGATCGCGATCTGCCTCGCCACGTGGTGGCTCATCGAGCGGACGCGCGTCGGCATGATCATCCGCGCCTCCACCGAGAACGCGATGCTGACCCGGGCGCTCGGCGTGGACGTCGACCGCTGGATTCCGCCCGTCTTCGCGTTCGGGGTCGCGCTGGCCGGCCTCGCCGGCGTGCTCGCGGCGCCGATGCGGGCCGTCTCGCCGCTCATGGGCGCGGACCTCATCATCACGACGTTCGCCATCGTCGTCATCGGCGGCATGGGCTCGATCCTGGGATCCGTCGTGACGGGGTTCGTCGTCGGCGCCCTGTCCGCGGTCGCCGCCGTCTATTACCCGGCGGCGGCGAACGTGCTGGTCTTCGCGATCATGGCCGCCGTCCTGCTGGTGCGGCCGGCCGGTCTCTTCGGGACGGTCGAGACCGCATGA